A genomic window from Silene latifolia isolate original U9 population chromosome Y, ASM4854445v1, whole genome shotgun sequence includes:
- the LOC141631572 gene encoding uncharacterized protein LOC141631572 — MEMGSVSDWEKEKWLWNSLWKVPVWPRVKLFFWQLCNEALATRANIASLVRGCWALWEHRNKVIFDNREVDPWTVVWRAKEVMEETEGGGLGSGRSGSKKGEGAEKGRERWTAPHAGYVKINTDAGVKEGDGFSVGVEQRWEPQMAKAVAVLEGVTEAARRGHTRIVVESDCLSVIDALRRKDSGRNLLSLIYDDIQFLCSAFIYVSWSFTNRMNNRVAHCLAHLLPRIIGRSVWSDNLPPTANNAVIYDLALMK; from the exons ATGGAGATGGGGAGTGTGTCGGATTGGGAGAAGGAAAAGTGGTTATGGAATAGTCTCTGGAAAGTCCCGGTTTGGCCCCGAGTGAAACTCTTCTTTTGGCAGCTGTGCAACGAGGCTTTGGCGACACGAGCTAACATTGCTTCTCTAGTGCGAG GATGTTGGGCCTTGTGGGAGCACCGCAACAAGGTTATCTTCGATAATCGTGAGGTGGATCCATGGACAGTTGTATGGCGAGCTAAGGAGGTGATGGAGGAGACAGAAGGAGGGGGGCTGGGGTCGGGACGGAGTGGAAGTAAGAAGGGTGAGGGAGCCGAGAAGGGGAGGGAGCGATGGACAGCACCACATGCGGGATACGTGAAAATCAATACAGATGCAGGGGTTAAGGAGGGAGATGGCTTTAGTGTGGGGGTG GAGCAGCGGTGGGAACCCCAGATGGCTAAGGCAGTGGCGGTGCTGGAAGGTGTGACTGAGGCGGCGCGGCGTGGGCATACCAGGATTGTGGTGGAAAGCGACTGTCTGTCGGTGATCGATGCTTTAAGGAGGAAGGATTCAGGACGCAACCTTCTCTCGCTTATTTATGACGATATTCAATTTTTATGTTCTGCTTTTATTTATGTTTCTTGGTCGTTTACTAATCGTATGAACAATAGAGTAGCACATTGTTTAGCTCATTTACTCCCTAGAATTATTGGTAGATCGGTGTGGTCGGATAATTTACCTCCGACTGCGAACAACGCTGTTATTTATGATTTGGCATTAATGAAGTAA
- the LOC141631571 gene encoding uncharacterized protein LOC141631571 — MKEWSRPQWQMNNFRSAVDDCGLIDVPWEGYNFSYDNGQVGEANRKSMIDRALCTESWREIFPYARLYYLNREWSEHAPIQLVLNHKERGKVRERKFRFEQMWVGEEECGEAVERGVERGRGSLARVLSECAKELKK; from the coding sequence ATGAAGGAGTGGAGCAGGCCACAGTGGCAGATGAACAATTTTCGATCAGCTGTAGATGATTGCGGCCTCATAGATGTCCCTTGGGAGGGGTATAATTTTTCCTATGATAACGGGCAAGTGGGGGAAGCGAACAGGAAAAGTATGATCGATAGAGCTTTGTGCACGGAGTCGTGGAGGGAGATTTTTCCGTATGCTCGGCTCTACTATCTAAACAGGGAATGGTCTGAGCACGCTCCTATACAATTGGTTCTTAACCACAAAGAGAGGGGAAAGGTGCGTGAGCGAAAGTTCCGGTTCGAGCAGATGTGGGTTGGGGAGGAGGAATGCGGGGAAGCCGTGGAGCGTGGGGTGGAGCGGGGTAGGGGAAGTCTTGCTCGGGTTCTGTCCGAGTGTGCAAAGGAGCTTAAAAAATAG